From Megalobrama amblycephala isolate DHTTF-2021 linkage group LG8, ASM1881202v1, whole genome shotgun sequence, the proteins below share one genomic window:
- the rp2 gene encoding protein XRP2, with amino-acid sequence MGCFFSKKSRRKSPKKDSALPTGDESATGNDLPETNNTALGSNSNQEAPKQYSWDKREKVDPKDFMLTGLKNETVGRLPGKLNGQQFVIQDCENCNIYVFDHSATITIDDCVNCRIILGPVKGSVFFRDCKDIKCVVACQQFRTRDCKKMDVFLCCATQPIIESSTGMKFGCYQYYYPELAFHFKDAGLSIFNNNWSNIHDFTPVSGETNWSLLPEDTVVLEHVPLPDPESEFKSVRISSEASRSIVPLTKGGRRTESEESCLFVFFSGDYTTANARKLIDEATTKGFVLIQTKEVSMRPEDVNRVFQNNAESLTEWVTKGPVVALELNGDGVVEACQSIANEVFNGTKVFVSESKQTSSRDVDNFFNFADMQMGL; translated from the exons ATGGGGTGCTTCTTCTCCAAAAAATCTAGGAGAAAATCTCCTAAAAAAGACTCTGCTTTGCCCACTGGAGACGAGAGCGCTACGGGCAATGACCTCCCCGAAACCAACAACACTGCGCTGGGCAGCAACAGCAACCAGGAGGCTCCAAAGCAATACAGCTGGGACAAACGAGAAAAG GTTGATCCCAAAGACTTCATGCTGACAGGCCTCAAGAATGAGACTGTGGGTCGGTTGCCAGGCAAACTCAATGGCCAGCAGTTTGTCATTCAGGACTGTGAGAACTGTAACATCTACGTATTCGACCATTCAGCGACTATTACCATTGACGATTGTGTGAACTGCCGCATTATTTTAGGTCCGGTCAAAGGCAGTGTGTTCTTCAGAGACTGCAAAGATATCAAGTGTGTGGTGGCCTGCCAGCAGTTCCGCACCAGAGACTGCAAGAAAATGGACGTCTTTTTGTGCTGCGCCACCCAGCCAATCATCGAGTCTTCTACGGGCATGAAGTTTGGCTGCTACCAGTATTACTACCCTGAGCTGGCTTTCCACTTTAAAGATGCGGGCCTCAGCATCTTTAACAACAACTGGAGCAATATTCATGACTTCACACCTGTTTCTGGAGAGACCAATTGGAGTCTCCTACCGGAGGATACTGTTGTCCTGGAGCATGTGCCTCTACCAGATCCTGAGTCAGAATTCAAGTCTGTGAGAATCTCTTCTGAAGCAAGTCGGAGCATCGTGCCCCTGACCAAAGGAGGCCGGCGTACAGAAAGTGAAGAGTCCTGCCTGTTTGTCTTCTTTTCCGGGGACTACACAACTGCTAATGCCCGCAAGCTTATTGATGAG GCGACCACCAAAGGCTTTGTCCTCATTCAGACCAAAGAGGTTTCCATGCGCCCTGAGGATGTGAACCGAGTGTTCCAGAATAATGCAGAGAGCCTCACTGAGTGGGTCACCAAAG GTCCAGTGGTAGCCCTTGAGCTGAACGGAGATGGCGTGGTGGAGGCGTGTCAATCCATTGCCAATGAAGTGTTTAACGGGACTAAG GTGTTTGTTTCTGAGAGCAAACAAACATCCTCACGTGATGTCGACAACTTTTTCAACTTTGCTGACATGCAGATGGGACTGTGA